A portion of the Chiloscyllium punctatum isolate Juve2018m chromosome 5, sChiPun1.3, whole genome shotgun sequence genome contains these proteins:
- the rpl30 gene encoding large ribosomal subunit protein eL30: MVAAKKTKKSLESINSRLQLVMKSGKYVLGYKQTLKMIRQGKAKLVILANNCPALRKSEIEYYAMLAKTGVHHYSGNNIELGTACGKYYRVCTLAIIDPGDSDIIRSMPEQISEK; this comes from the exons ATGGTGGCGGCCAAGAAGACG AAAAAGTCTTTGGAGTCCATCAACTCCAGGCTCCAGCTGGTTATGAAAAGTGGCAAGTATGTGCTGGGTTACAAACAGACTTTGAAAATGATTCGTCAGGGCAAAGCCAAGCTAGTTATTCTTGCCAACAACTGTCCAGCTTTGAG GAAGTCGGAGATTGAGTATTATGCTATGTTAGCCAAGACTGGAGTGCATCATTACAGTGGCAACAATATCGAACTAGGTACAGCTTGTGGTAAATACTACAGAGTGTGTACACTGGCTATCATTGATCCTG GTGATTCTGACATCATCAGGAGCATGCCAGAACAAATCAGTGAGAAATAA